The following coding sequences are from one Haloarcula taiwanensis window:
- a CDS encoding UDP-glucose 4-epimerase — MTDTTVLVTGGTGFLGSYVVEDLIEHGHDVVAYDLSTDDHILSKLGVADDVTIRRGDVSEATDVIRAVKETETTHIVHLAALLTNTARDNPRAGLDVNIKGTNNIFEAARTLDDQIERVTWASSAAVYAPPHNYAADYVDENELVYPDTLYGATKEYNEHQARVYHEDYDVDHVGLRPTVAYGPYRETGGSAFLANIIEKPALGEPFSVEYGDQVIDWQHARDIAQAFRKATFVDEDNLSQRIYNVRGVLATIREAANTVREIVPDADLSVSDEGELPWTQNLDMTAAQQDFSYEVEYGLESGFRSYINTLREENGLEPL; from the coding sequence ATGACAGATACAACAGTACTCGTCACCGGCGGAACCGGCTTCCTCGGCTCGTATGTCGTCGAGGACCTCATCGAACACGGTCACGACGTCGTCGCCTACGACCTCTCGACGGACGACCACATCCTCTCGAAGCTGGGTGTCGCCGACGATGTGACCATCCGGCGCGGTGATGTCTCCGAGGCGACGGACGTGATTCGTGCCGTCAAAGAGACGGAGACGACGCATATTGTGCACCTCGCGGCACTGCTGACGAACACGGCACGGGACAACCCGCGGGCTGGCCTCGATGTCAACATCAAGGGGACCAACAACATCTTCGAGGCTGCACGCACCCTCGACGACCAGATCGAGCGCGTCACATGGGCTTCCAGCGCGGCGGTGTACGCGCCGCCACATAATTACGCCGCCGACTACGTCGATGAGAACGAACTCGTCTATCCTGATACGCTCTACGGCGCGACAAAAGAGTACAACGAACATCAGGCCCGTGTCTACCACGAGGATTACGATGTTGACCACGTTGGACTCCGCCCGACTGTGGCGTACGGCCCCTACCGCGAAACCGGAGGCTCGGCGTTCCTCGCAAACATCATCGAGAAGCCGGCACTGGGCGAACCGTTCAGCGTCGAGTACGGTGATCAGGTGATCGACTGGCAACACGCCCGCGATATCGCACAGGCGTTCCGGAAAGCGACGTTCGTCGACGAGGACAATCTCAGCCAGCGCATCTACAACGTCCGCGGCGTCCTCGCGACGATCCGCGAAGCCGCCAACACGGTCCGGGAAATCGTCCCGGATGCCGACCTGTCGGTCTCTGATGAGGGCGAACTCCCCTGGACCCAGAATCTCGATATGACCGCTGCGCAGCAAGACTTCAGCTACGAGGTCGAGTACGGCCTCGAATCCGGGTTCCGGTCGTACATCAACACGCTCCGGGAGGAGAACGGCCTCGAACCGCTCTGA
- a CDS encoding thioesterase — translation MDIEAFFENMPFADLLDIEITTVDNGHAEGHIEMREELSWNEDQIMAHGGVTFTLADTVGGAALVSLVEQPVPTIDMRIDYLEAGTGNLRAEADVIRHGGDVGVVSVEVYAEDGAQVATARGVYKTG, via the coding sequence ATGGACATCGAAGCATTCTTCGAGAACATGCCGTTTGCCGACCTGCTCGATATCGAGATAACCACCGTCGATAACGGGCACGCCGAAGGCCACATCGAGATGCGCGAGGAACTGTCGTGGAACGAGGACCAAATAATGGCCCACGGCGGTGTTACATTCACCCTCGCCGACACTGTTGGTGGGGCCGCTCTCGTGTCCCTCGTCGAACAGCCGGTGCCCACCATCGATATGCGCATCGATTACCTCGAAGCCGGGACAGGGAACCTCCGAGCGGAGGCGGACGTGATTCGGCACGGTGGTGACGTTGGCGTCGTCAGTGTCGAGGTGTACGCCGAAGACGGTGCACAGGTCGCGACTGCACGCGGCGTCTACAAGACAGGCTAA
- a CDS encoding aminopeptidase: MYERDFMEGTRGTMAVDWEERIDVKRMRRERKERALDRLRDSELGSMLLINDPNVRYVTGLAMTGGSGADHYTLLTEDGDIVHWDTADHASNQRFNCPWLDDIRYACPGLGNVPRASGSAAARDWLKDKMAETVYTAMEEYGVDREPMGIDVGNGALIEKFEDRGVDVDTSAATDIMLDARKTKTRDEVECLRQVAAICEAGFQRITESAKPGKRESEVWGDAVGELWRHGAMAQGGYVTSGPNTWPKHQANTTDRVIRPNDLVYADFYNIGYLGYRSCYYRTFSMGEPTQAQKDAYEKARDDLYDVLERIEPGATTDEICKGFPDRDGEHMDWYDADEFWQMTTNHWAHGLGLQLYETPLIWRGLSPDHPIEIEEGMTMAVETMQPAERQGVRVEEMVVVRENGVEILSEWPVSEITRIDY, from the coding sequence ATGTACGAGCGCGACTTCATGGAAGGAACGCGTGGCACCATGGCCGTCGACTGGGAAGAACGGATCGACGTCAAGCGGATGCGACGCGAACGCAAAGAACGAGCTCTCGACCGACTGCGGGATTCCGAACTCGGGTCGATGCTGCTGATCAACGACCCGAACGTCCGGTACGTCACCGGGCTGGCGATGACCGGCGGGAGCGGGGCGGACCACTACACGCTCCTGACCGAAGACGGCGATATCGTCCACTGGGACACTGCGGACCACGCATCGAACCAGCGGTTCAACTGTCCCTGGCTCGACGACATCCGATATGCCTGTCCGGGACTCGGCAACGTTCCTCGGGCGTCGGGCAGCGCTGCCGCGCGCGACTGGCTCAAAGACAAGATGGCCGAGACGGTGTACACCGCCATGGAAGAGTACGGTGTCGACAGGGAGCCGATGGGCATCGACGTGGGCAACGGGGCGCTCATCGAGAAGTTCGAGGACCGTGGCGTCGATGTCGACACCAGCGCGGCGACTGACATTATGCTCGACGCGCGGAAGACCAAAACCCGCGACGAGGTCGAGTGTCTGCGACAGGTCGCTGCCATCTGTGAGGCAGGCTTCCAGAGGATTACTGAGAGTGCAAAACCGGGCAAGCGGGAATCTGAAGTCTGGGGTGATGCAGTCGGCGAACTCTGGCGGCACGGCGCAATGGCCCAGGGTGGCTACGTGACCTCTGGCCCGAACACCTGGCCGAAACATCAGGCGAACACGACCGACCGGGTGATTCGACCGAACGACCTCGTGTACGCTGATTTCTACAACATCGGCTATCTGGGCTACCGCTCCTGTTACTACCGCACGTTCAGCATGGGCGAACCGACGCAGGCACAGAAAGACGCCTACGAGAAGGCCCGTGACGACCTCTATGACGTCCTCGAACGGATCGAGCCGGGGGCCACGACCGACGAGATTTGCAAGGGCTTCCCCGACAGAGACGGCGAGCATATGGACTGGTACGACGCCGACGAGTTCTGGCAGATGACGACCAACCACTGGGCGCATGGGCTGGGGCTACAGCTCTACGAGACGCCGCTCATCTGGCGCGGGCTCTCACCGGACCATCCGATTGAAATCGAGGAGGGCATGACGATGGCTGTCGAGACGATGCAACCCGCGGAACGGCAGGGCGTCCGCGTCGAAGAGATGGTTGTTGTCCGCGAGAACGGCGTTGAGATCCTCAGTGAGTGGCCCGTTTCGGAGATTACTCGAATCGACTACTGA
- a CDS encoding luciferase has product MQLGTGLFTCQQRPDDDRETSDIYDEMLELGAVIDTAGLDSAWVSEHHFLDDDYLSGVTPALGALAAVTDNIEIGSCIALAPLYDSIRLAEDIATVDQISGGRTTLGLAIGSNVSEFDAFGIPDDERADRLADTVDTLRGAWSDGPLDYEPEFHDISSDVTVTPKPAHDVPLMLGGASRPAVRRAARTADAWCAPSSLSVDGVRKRVEDIRHVRDDEEIEGDFQVYVLQHGFVGDSREDAWEQMRDGYLYIQRRYEEIFSGETVPELDDDRKQELKEQALFGTPDQVAAELETYREALGDDIHFIFRTYHPGTGTQEMAECIRRLGEEVRPKVS; this is encoded by the coding sequence ATGCAACTGGGAACAGGCCTGTTTACCTGTCAGCAGCGCCCGGACGACGACCGCGAAACCAGTGACATTTACGACGAAATGCTCGAACTGGGGGCAGTTATCGACACCGCAGGTCTCGATAGCGCCTGGGTCTCAGAGCATCACTTCCTCGACGACGACTATCTGTCGGGCGTCACACCGGCACTCGGGGCGTTAGCTGCAGTCACCGATAATATCGAAATCGGCTCTTGTATCGCACTCGCGCCGCTGTATGACTCAATCCGGCTCGCCGAGGATATCGCAACGGTGGATCAGATCTCCGGTGGCCGAACTACCCTCGGGCTGGCAATCGGGTCAAACGTCTCCGAGTTTGATGCCTTCGGGATTCCCGACGACGAGCGGGCTGACCGGCTGGCCGATACGGTCGATACGCTTCGCGGTGCTTGGTCTGACGGACCGCTCGACTACGAGCCGGAGTTCCACGACATCTCATCGGATGTCACTGTGACACCGAAGCCAGCACACGATGTTCCTCTCATGCTCGGTGGGGCGTCGCGACCTGCCGTCCGGCGGGCCGCCCGGACCGCTGACGCATGGTGTGCCCCGTCGTCGCTGTCAGTCGATGGCGTCCGGAAGCGTGTCGAGGATATCAGGCACGTCCGTGACGACGAGGAAATCGAGGGCGATTTTCAAGTGTATGTCCTCCAGCACGGGTTCGTCGGTGACTCCCGCGAAGACGCATGGGAGCAGATGCGCGACGGCTACCTCTACATCCAGCGCCGGTACGAGGAGATATTCTCGGGCGAGACGGTTCCGGAACTGGACGACGACCGCAAACAGGAACTCAAAGAACAGGCTCTCTTCGGGACACCCGACCAAGTCGCGGCCGAACTGGAAACGTACCGGGAGGCGCTGGGCGATGACATCCACTTCATTTTCCGGACGTACCACCCCGGAACCGGAACGCAGGAAATGGCCGAGTGCATCCGGCGGCTGGGTGAAGAGGTGCGACCGAAGGTCAGCTAG